The nucleotide sequence CTGCCCTCCTCGACGACGAAACCGTCTCCACCGCGATCTCCTCTCTTCTCCAACGTCCAGACTCAGGCGCCGGAGACAACAACCTCTGCCGTTGGCTCTACGATACGTTTCAATCCACGGAGCCTTCGCTACAGCTTCTCGTTCTCCGATTCGTTCCTTTGATCGCTGGTCTATACCTCTCTCGTGTCCCTCTCCGTCAGCCACAAGCTGGATTCGAAGCCGTGTTGCTCGCTCTCTACGCTCACGAAACAACCTCACGCGCCGGTCAAGCGATCACCGTCAACATCCCCGATCTATCGCATCCCAGTATTTACCACGAGTCCACCAAAGGTCTGacgaagaacaacaacaacaacaactcgaCGTGCCTCAACATCGCTGTGCTCTCCTCCACGTTGGATCCACACGGGACGGTTAGATCCACGCGCCGCGCTAGGATCGTCGGTGTCGCGTTGGAGCTTTACTACAGCAAAATCTCGAAGATGACACGCGAATCCAAGCTTAATTTCTGCGAATCGTGTGAGAAATGGGCGGGGCAAAACGGTGAGACGGAGCAGTCTTCGTCGCGGGCTGTGATTCCGACTTTGACCGATGATTCGTGGAGGGAAGAAGAGAGTGTTGTTGTGGCTATGGGAGGAAGATCTGAGAGAGATAGCGGAAGGATTCCGTTGCCGTGGGAGCTTCTGCAGCCGATTCTGAGGATCTTAGGGCATTGTCTCTTTGGGCTCAAAGGTGAAGATAGGGAATTATCTGAGGCGGCGAATAAAGCTTGTCAGAGTTTGTATCTCCGGTCACTGCATGATATCAATTCCAAGGCGATTCTGGCTACCGGAAGTCTTCTCCGGCTTCGGGAGATGGCTCTTGATCCTAAAAACCAAATCGATCACACTGAGATCTCGAACGACGCCGTTATCACcgtttgatttcattttttttagtcaCCGGTTCAAATTGTCaaaccaaaaaagtttttttttttgtttttttttttttaaatgtaaggAGAGGCCACGAtctataatgatttttttcgCGTTTTACCATATAAACGAAGAGGTCATTGTGAAACTGAGGACCTTATTATTagtttgataaaacaaaaactagaacATCTCAAGGGAAAAGATCCTGCATGTCGATGATGTCTGCAAGAACACCAGCTGCAGTCGTGTCGTTCCCAGCTCCAGCACCTTGAATCACCAAAGGCTGCTCCTTGTAGCAACGGCTATATATCTCTACCTGCAGTTTTCCAATCACTTCAATCATTTTTACTGACTAGACAATCTAAAGGCAAATATTGTGTATGCGTTCTTGCGAGAGTGGCCAAATGAACCaatcttatatatatgagaaactcTTCCATGAGGAAGGGCACTGGTGAGCCGTTTAAACTAGAGTATTTGCAGTTTAAAAGAGATTTATCAAATAGAGTCTTATAACAAACTTACTATATTGTCACTGCCTTTTAGCCGTCCCAATGGTGAATCTTTTGAAACTTCTCGAATGCCAACTTGAACGCTGCAGAGGGACCACGAAATTCAAAATCACACTAGACCAACAATTCCAAAAGTGTACACTAGCATTCTATGGGTGATTTTAAAAGCATAtgtctacccaaaaaaaaattatttaaggtATTGAATGTTGACTGTACTAAAAAAGTTGGGTTCTGGAAACAGGGAGAGTAAAGGTAACTGTTATTACCTTGAACCTTCAATCACACAGACATAACGAAGCACACACCCGTTTGATGAAGCTCTTTTAACTCTCTCCTCAATACTCTGATCAAGTTTTACTATTCCATTATGGAGGAAATCATCCACAGATATGACTCCAGGTCCCATCTCTTCGGGATACAAGCTCTCTATCTACAA is from Camelina sativa cultivar DH55 chromosome 20, Cs, whole genome shotgun sequence and encodes:
- the LOC104770488 gene encoding uncharacterized protein LOC104770488 encodes the protein METNQTIQIVRYNLFSLLFYFIFYLILFFLLYFLKFFKNSIFSPPPSPLSHKRLKMSESSSTHHDSPPPPPTNNAESETNTVTNDSESNTKCQTAIQSLATIITTTTTNIPSTISALLDDETVSTAISSLLQRPDSGAGDNNLCRWLYDTFQSTEPSLQLLVLRFVPLIAGLYLSRVPLRQPQAGFEAVLLALYAHETTSRAGQAITVNIPDLSHPSIYHESTKGLTKNNNNNNSTCLNIAVLSSTLDPHGTVRSTRRARIVGVALELYYSKISKMTRESKLNFCESCEKWAGQNGETEQSSSRAVIPTLTDDSWREEESVVVAMGGRSERDSGRIPLPWELLQPILRILGHCLFGLKGEDRELSEAANKACQSLYLRSLHDINSKAILATGSLLRLREMALDPKNQIDHTEISNDAVITV